A genomic segment from Colletotrichum higginsianum IMI 349063 chromosome 5, whole genome shotgun sequence encodes:
- a CDS encoding Methylenetetrahydrofolate reductase, whose product MHIKSMLDETRRTGEPSFSFEYFPPKTAQGVQNLYDRMERMYHFGPKFIDITWGAGGRIAELTCEMVLQAQSIYGLETCMHLTCTDMGLEKVNDALRKAYKAGCTNILALRGDPPREQEKWEATDDGFRYAKDLVKHIRATYHDHFDIGVAGYPEGCDDNKDEEQLLDHLKEKVDMGASFIVTQMFYDGDNFVRWVGKVRERGINVPIIPGIMPIATYASFIRRAKHMNCKVPDDWMAALEPIKNDDVAVREVGKGLVADMCRKIVAAGIHHLHFYTMNLAQATRMVLEELNWMPTSDRPVKHALPWKQSLAHGRREEDVRPIFWKGRNKSYVLRTQDWDEFPNGRWGDSRSPAFGELDAYGIGLTGTNEQNRKKWGEPRSIKDVANIFVRYLETELDSLPWSEAPLTSEADPIREELIGLNKRGLLTINSQPAVDGVKSTHPVHGWGPANGYVYQKAYLELLVHPDVYAEIVSRVEKNPDMTYYATTKNGSLKYNATHDSPNAVTWGVFPGKEIVQPTIVEGISFMAWKDEAFRLGIDWAHCFEAGTPSRVLIERIMNEWYLINIVNNDFHQKTALFDMLEGLEVKEYADIPAEPQTNGAVETNGNSVSATPN is encoded by the exons ATGCATATTAAGTCCATGCTCGACGAGACCCGGAGGACGGGCGagccctccttctccttcgaGTATTTCCCGCCCAAGACCGCCCAGGGTGTCCAGAATCTCTACGACCGTATGGAGCGCATGTACCATTTCGGACCCAAGTTCATCGACATCACAtggggtgccggcggccgtATCGCTGAGCTGACCTGCGAGATGGTCCTCCAGGCCCAATCCATCTACGGCCTCGAGACTTGCATGCACCTGACTTGCACAGACATGGGCCTGGAGAAGGTCAATGACGCCCTCCGCAAGGCCTACAAGGCCGGCTGCACCAACATTTTGGCCTTGCGTGGAGACCCCCCGAGAGAGCAGGAGAAGTGGGAGGCCACTGATGACGGGTTCCGCTATGCAAAAGACTTGGTCAAGCACATTCGTGCCACCTACCACGACCACTTCGATATTGGTGTCGCTGGCTACCCTGAGGGCTGCGACGAcaacaaggacgaggagcagcTGCTGGACCACTTGAAGGAGAAGGTCGACATGGGTGCCAGCTTCATCGTCACGCAGATGTTCTATGACGGCGACAACTTTGTCCGCTGGGTTGGCAAAGTCCGCGAGCGCGGCATCAACGTCCCAATTATCCCAGGTATTATGCCCATTGCCACGTACGCCAGCTTCATCCGCCGCGCCAAGCACATGAACTGCAAGGTCCCCGACGACTGGATGGCTGCTCTCGAGCCCATCAAGAACGACGATGTTGCCGTCAGAGAAGTCGGAAAGGGCCTTGTTGCCGACATGTGCCGCAAGATTGTTGCCGCCGGCATTCACCATTTGCACTTCTACACCATGAACCTCGCCCAGGCCACAAGAAtggtcctcgaggagcttAACTGGATGCCCACAAGCGATCGTCCCGTGAAGCACGCACTGCCCTGGAAGCAGTCGCTTGCTCACGGCCGCAGAGAGGAGGACGTGCGCCCCATCTTCTGGAAGGGCCGCAACAAGTCCTATGTGCTCCGCACTCAGGACTGGGACGAGTTCCCCAACGGTCGCTGGGGTGACTCTCGGTCTCCCGCCTTCGGTGAGCTGGATGCCTACGGCATTGGCCTGACGGGCACCAACGAGCAAAACCGGAAGAAGTGGGGTGAGCCTAGGTCCATCAAGGATGTCGCCAACATCTTCGTCCGTTATCTCGAGACGGAGCTTGATTCACTCCCGTGGAGCGAGGCACCCCTGACCAGTGAAGCGGACCCCATTCGGGAGGAGCTCATCGGCTTGAACAAGCGCGGTCTGCTCACTATCAACTCTCAGCCTGCCGTTGACGGCGTGAAGTCGACTCACCCCGTGCATGGCTGGGGTCCGGCAAACGGTTACGTCTACCAGAAGGCCTACCTCGAGCTCCTGGTTCATCCCGATGTGTACGCCGAGATCGTCTCCCGCGTTGAGAAGAACCCCGATATGACTTATTACGCCACCACTAAGAACGGCAGTTTGAAGTACAACGCAACACACGACAGCCCCAACGCCGTCACCTGGGGTGTCTTCCCCGGCAAGGAGATTGTGCAGCCGACCATTGTCGAAGGTATCAGCTTCATGGCTTGGAAGGACGAGGCCTTCCGTCTCGGTATTGACTGGGCACactgctttgaggctggtaCTCCCAGCAGAGTGCTGATTGAGCGTATCATGAATGAGTGGTACCTCATCAACATTG TCAACAACGACTTTCACCAAAAGACGGCCCTCTTCGACATGCTCGAAGGACTCGAGGTGAAGGAATACGCCGATATCCCTGCCGAGCCCCAGACCAATGGAGCAGTAGAGACCAACGGCAACTCTGTCTCAGCCACCCCCAACTAA